DNA from Variovorax sp. PBL-H6:
GTAAAGGTGTTGGTGCCGAACATGGTGCCGGCCGCCACTGTGCCGTGGCGCGTGAACTGCAAATAGAGCTGAGCGTCACGGGGCTGGTCGCCGACATTCACGATCTGGTGCTTGACATGGATCGAATAGTCGCCGCGGCGGAATTGGTAGGTCTTGACGTACTTGAGGCCGCCCGCCGGCTGTGATTCGAATGTCACCTCGAGCGCATCTTGCCCGTCGGCCAGCTCGCGAGGACCGCTCCTGGCAGTCATCAGGCTCAGGTGGTTCGGAAAATGGTCGCCAGTGTCGATCGTGTTCAACAGCCCGGTCTGCGCCACATAGCGCGTGAGCGGCGAGCCGTCTTCCATCAGCGTCACGAAGCGGGTCTCGGGCTTGGCCTCGGGCCGGCCAATCATCTTGTAGAAAGTGTCGACCAAGCCGCCTTGGTGGGTCTGGTCGACATATTTGAGCAGCTCGAGCTTCGACAAGGTGGCGCCCTGGCTATCGATCACTGCCTTGAATACGTCAGTCGAGACGGTGACCTTCTCGCCGGCCGGGGCAGCCGCCGCCGACTGAGTCGGCACCGCGGTCGAACTGCCACTGCCGGCCGTGCTACCGGCGACTGCCGGGAGGTCGCTACCCGCCGTGCCGACCGGAGCCACCGGCGGTTTGGCCGGGGCAGCGGTCTTCGTCGAGGGTAGGAAGGTCGGCTTGTGGCCATTGAAGACCTGCCATTGGTCCCACAGCAGCACCAGCGAGAAACCAAAAACCACCCACAGGATGGTGCGGCGAATATCGTTCATGAAGAAGACTTCTTGTCGTCGGAGAACAGGGAAGAGAACGGCGCCCTCGAATCGGGGGCCCCGGGCTCCTTCCTTGCGGGAACTGGATCGTGGCCGCCCTGGCACCACGGCTGGCAGCGCGCCAGTCGGCGCAGGGTGAGATAGCTGCCAACCGCCGCGCCATGGCACTCGAGCGCTTCGATGGCGTAGACAGAGCAGGTGGGCTCGAAGCGGCAGGCCTGGCCGAGCCAGGGGCTCAGCAGCAGGCGGTAGCCCTTCACCAGGCCGATCAGCAGGGCTTTCATGGTGCGCGCGCGACAGCGGCCCGCTCCAACAATTGCTGGAGCTCGGCACGAACGGCGGCGTTGAGCTTGTCGGAACTCGCGCTGTGGAATTCCTTGCGGTCGAACCCCGCGCGCAGACGCACCACGTGCGCGGCAGGTGGGAGGGCACTGCCGGCGGCCGTGCTCATGCGGTAAATCTGGCGCTTGATTGCGTTGCGTGTAACCGCGCGGCGCGCCCATCGCTTGGGCACCATCGCACCGATCCACACATCCTGTGTAGCGAACAGCGGCGTGGGTCCGCGCGGC
Protein-coding regions in this window:
- the yidD gene encoding membrane protein insertion efficiency factor YidD, translated to MKALLIGLVKGYRLLLSPWLGQACRFEPTCSVYAIEALECHGAAVGSYLTLRRLARCQPWCQGGHDPVPARKEPGAPDSRAPFSSLFSDDKKSSS
- a CDS encoding ribonuclease P protein component; its protein translation is MQRLKTRAQFQAVLAGATVARTTHFALHRCALDAPRGPTPLFATQDVWIGAMVPKRWARRAVTRNAIKRQIYRMSTAAGSALPPAAHVVRLRAGFDRKEFHSASSDKLNAAVRAELQQLLERAAVARAP